A single window of Dermacentor albipictus isolate Rhodes 1998 colony chromosome 1, USDA_Dalb.pri_finalv2, whole genome shotgun sequence DNA harbors:
- the LOC135919644 gene encoding angiogenic factor with G patch and FHA domains 1 isoform X1 encodes MGQTECVDHFLEKISNLERQLSIKEHITRLEGHMSLVKDLHDSATRIETDVRWVLGQLAIMLSDVKISAGQEDAKDAVLLDLALVAKDGTGDRCCPCQCHAKKEPVPSNSGDGTQDWKPPEGSNVTVADLVKAAAQEAVDSTDYVFNEEYQMYYSVSTGCYYDPSTQLLYEPTSGTYYRYNAEAGSYEVHSQVQPSKARKVRKPKRKRKKLEPKDESAAEQSVEEGEVEDSCTDESASATDESSSADEEDPASQQPPCIRLVLKEPQDLVQHRLYLVTLPGATLGTHADHALCLPNVDSVDETHAELRYSEDQGGYLLKDLQSQAGTSLNGVPLEQGQESLVQHMDRLKLGSVHLEAHIHRGHNTCTRCEPGLMDSPLEQQESQRAPSPSSEAKRRAQLKKLKAKYGLKGMEYVARSPPRGYQDRAQERRETRGSNFPHERDSEPASVDKPLQQDNIGFKLLHKMGWKEGAGLGKNQQGATEPVKVTSRNTRKGLGHSGPKVEDQRSHILNKTRERYQAIAEKEATTGLSPKQENT; translated from the exons ATGGGCCAGACAGAGTGCGTCGACCATTTCTTGGAGAAAATAAGCAACCTAGAACGTCAGCTGTCCATCAAAGAGCACATAACTAGGCTAGAAGGACACATGTCGCTGGTCAAGGACTTGCACGACAGTGCCACCCGCATCGAAACTGATGTGCGATGGGTACTGGGGCAGCTTGCTATTATGCTCAGTGACGTAAAAATAAGTGCTGGGCAAGAGGACGCAAAGGACGCTGTGTTGCTCGACCTGGCGTTGGTGGCCAAGGATGGTACCGGCGACCGCTGCTGCCCGTGCCAGTGCCATGCAAAGAAGGAACCGGTACCATCAAATAGTGGTGATGGCACTCAAGACTGGAAACCACCAGAGGGTTCAAAT GTCACAGTAGCAGATTTGGTGAAGGCGGCAGCACAGGAAGCTGTTGACTCTACTGATTATGTTTTCAATGAAGAGTATCAGATGTACTACAGTGTTTCAACAGGTTGCTACTATGACCCA tCGACACAGCTTCTTTATGAGCCAACTTCAGGTACCTACTACCGCTACAATGCAGAGGCAGGAAGCTACGAAGTGCATTCTCAAGTACAGCCCAGCAAAGCACGCAAAGTTCGGAAGCCAAAACGCAAG CGCAAGAAGCTCGAGCCGAAAGACGAGTCAGCTGCGGAGCAGTCTGTGGAAGAAGGGGAGGTGGAAGACAGCTGCACCGACGAGAGTGCCAGTGCAACCGACGAGAGCAGCAGCGCAGATGAAGAAGATCCTGCCAGCCAGCAGCCTCCGTGCATTCGTCTTGTACTAAAGGAGCCACAAGACTTGGTGCAGCATAGGCTGTACTTGGTGACACTTCCAGGCGCCACTTTGGGAACCCACGCTGATCATGCACTCTGTCTTCCCAATGTGGACAGCGTAGATGAG ACTCATGCAGAGCTGCGCTATTCTGAAGATCAAGGGGGTTACCTGCTCAAGGATCTACAGAGCCAGGCTGGAACTTCATTGAATGGCGTTCCATTAGAGCAG GGCCAAGAGTCACTGGTGCAACACATGGACAGACTGAAGCTGGGCTCAGTCCATTTGGAAGCACACATACACAGAGGCCACAACACGTGCACTCGCTGCGAGCCAGGGCTCATGGACTCTCCCTTGGAACAGCAGGAGTCACAGAGGGCCCCATCGCCCAGTTCCGAGGCCAAACGTCGAGCGCAGCTCAAGAAACTTAAGGCTAAATATGGTCTGAAG GGCATGGAGTATGTTGCGAGGAGTCCACCAAGAGGTTATCAGGATCGTGCTCAAGAACGCAGAGAAACTCGTGGAAGCAACTTTCCTCATGAACGGGACTCAGAGCCAGCGAGTGTAGACAA ACCATTGCAACAAGACAACATAGGCTTCAAGCTGCTGCACAAGATGGGCTGGAAAGAAGGTGCTGGCTTAGGAAAAAATCAGCAGGGAGCCACTGAGCCT GTCAAGGTGACCTCCAGAAACACTCGCAAAGGTTTGGGCCACAGTGGTCCCAAAGTGGAAGACCAGCGGAGCCACATTCTCAACAAGACACGGGAGCGGTATCAGGCTATCGCTGAAAAGGAAGCCACCACTGGGTTGAGTCCAAAACAAGAAAATACTTGA
- the LOC135919644 gene encoding angiogenic factor with G patch and FHA domains 1 isoform X2 — MGQTECVDHFLEKISNLERQLSIKEHITRLEGHMSLVKDLHDSATRIETDVRWVLGQLAIMLSDVKISAGQEDAKDAVLLDLALVAKDGTGDRCCPCQCHAKKEPVPSNSGDGTQDWKPPEGSNVTVADLVKAAAQEAVDSTDYVFNEEYQMYYSVSTGCYYDPSTQLLYEPTSGTYYRYNAEAGSYEVHSQVQPSKARKVRKPKRKTHAELRYSEDQGGYLLKDLQSQAGTSLNGVPLEQGQESLVQHMDRLKLGSVHLEAHIHRGHNTCTRCEPGLMDSPLEQQESQRAPSPSSEAKRRAQLKKLKAKYGLKGMEYVARSPPRGYQDRAQERRETRGSNFPHERDSEPASVDKPLQQDNIGFKLLHKMGWKEGAGLGKNQQGATEPVKVTSRNTRKGLGHSGPKVEDQRSHILNKTRERYQAIAEKEATTGLSPKQENT; from the exons ATGGGCCAGACAGAGTGCGTCGACCATTTCTTGGAGAAAATAAGCAACCTAGAACGTCAGCTGTCCATCAAAGAGCACATAACTAGGCTAGAAGGACACATGTCGCTGGTCAAGGACTTGCACGACAGTGCCACCCGCATCGAAACTGATGTGCGATGGGTACTGGGGCAGCTTGCTATTATGCTCAGTGACGTAAAAATAAGTGCTGGGCAAGAGGACGCAAAGGACGCTGTGTTGCTCGACCTGGCGTTGGTGGCCAAGGATGGTACCGGCGACCGCTGCTGCCCGTGCCAGTGCCATGCAAAGAAGGAACCGGTACCATCAAATAGTGGTGATGGCACTCAAGACTGGAAACCACCAGAGGGTTCAAAT GTCACAGTAGCAGATTTGGTGAAGGCGGCAGCACAGGAAGCTGTTGACTCTACTGATTATGTTTTCAATGAAGAGTATCAGATGTACTACAGTGTTTCAACAGGTTGCTACTATGACCCA tCGACACAGCTTCTTTATGAGCCAACTTCAGGTACCTACTACCGCTACAATGCAGAGGCAGGAAGCTACGAAGTGCATTCTCAAGTACAGCCCAGCAAAGCACGCAAAGTTCGGAAGCCAAAACGCAAG ACTCATGCAGAGCTGCGCTATTCTGAAGATCAAGGGGGTTACCTGCTCAAGGATCTACAGAGCCAGGCTGGAACTTCATTGAATGGCGTTCCATTAGAGCAG GGCCAAGAGTCACTGGTGCAACACATGGACAGACTGAAGCTGGGCTCAGTCCATTTGGAAGCACACATACACAGAGGCCACAACACGTGCACTCGCTGCGAGCCAGGGCTCATGGACTCTCCCTTGGAACAGCAGGAGTCACAGAGGGCCCCATCGCCCAGTTCCGAGGCCAAACGTCGAGCGCAGCTCAAGAAACTTAAGGCTAAATATGGTCTGAAG GGCATGGAGTATGTTGCGAGGAGTCCACCAAGAGGTTATCAGGATCGTGCTCAAGAACGCAGAGAAACTCGTGGAAGCAACTTTCCTCATGAACGGGACTCAGAGCCAGCGAGTGTAGACAA ACCATTGCAACAAGACAACATAGGCTTCAAGCTGCTGCACAAGATGGGCTGGAAAGAAGGTGCTGGCTTAGGAAAAAATCAGCAGGGAGCCACTGAGCCT GTCAAGGTGACCTCCAGAAACACTCGCAAAGGTTTGGGCCACAGTGGTCCCAAAGTGGAAGACCAGCGGAGCCACATTCTCAACAAGACACGGGAGCGGTATCAGGCTATCGCTGAAAAGGAAGCCACCACTGGGTTGAGTCCAAAACAAGAAAATACTTGA